The window CGCCGCCTGCCACAGCGCGTCGCGAAAATCGGCGCTCGTGAGTATGTTCTCTTTGTCGAATAATTCGGTGAGGGCGACGGCAAGCGTGTCGCACAATTCATTGTTGGGCTCGATAATCAGTATTTTTGCGTCGTGAGCGGCTTTTTCCTGCAATCTCATCGTTCCCTCGTTGCCGGATTTGGACCCGGTAACAAAGCTAGCGCGAGAAAAGCGGAAGCGGATAATTAAGCGGGACTAAATAGCGAAGGAAAAAACATTAGATATTCATTATGGGGTACTGTATTTGGGCTACTACTTATATACTATTTCTTAATATCTAGACTATACACCAAAATTTCTTTAACCGCGAATGCACGCGAATGTCATTTCCATAATTCGCGTGCATTCGCGTTCATTAGCGGTTCACTATTATTCCTCAACGAGCCCATACTTGATCGCGTATTTCGCCAGGTCGACGGATTTGTGGATATCGAGCTTCTTCATGATATTGGCGCGGTGTACCTTCACCGTGTTCTCCGAGAGAAACAAGGTAGATGCGATCTGTGCGCCCGATTTTCCCTCAGCGATGAGCTTGAGTATCTCGCGCTCCCGGTTCGACAGGATAACGCCGGGGGCGTCCGCGTCCGCGCGCCGGGGGGGTGTTCCCGCGCGCCCCGGAAGTACCCCCGCGATGAGACGGGGACTCAGGTAGACGTTTCCACGGAGCACCTCGGAAATCGCGCGCAGCAGATCGTCCCCCGCGCTGTCTTTCAGCACGTAGCCGTGAACGCCGTGGTCCAGGAGCTCGCGCACATACTCCTCGTTGTCATGCCGCGAAAGCATGATGATCTTCACGCCGGGGCAGTACTTGAGAAGCCTGCGCGCGACCTCGATCCCGGTCATGGAGGGCATCGAAATATCGAGTATCGCGACGTCCGGTTTGGTCCGCTCGATCATCTCGTACGCCTCGCGGCCGTCGCCGCTCTCCCCGACGATCTCGTAGCCCGGTATCCCGGACAGGATATACCCCAGGCCTTCGCGCATGATCGCATGGTCGTCGGCGAGGAACAGTTTAATCTTTTTCATGCCCCATCCACCGGTATCGTCACTGAAATTTCCGTGCCTTCCCCGCCGGACTGCACCTTCAAAATTCCCTTCATGGCCTCCGCGCGGTACCTGATATTTGCGATACCCGATCCCGATGTCGTTCCGGGGGGGGAGTCGGGATCGAATCCGCTCCCGTTGTCCTCAATGTGCAGCACGATCGCGTCCCCCGCAGGAAGAGATTTCAATTCAATTTTAGCGTGATCGGCCCCGGAATGCCGGAGGATATTGGTAAATACCTCCTGGACGATCCGGAAAATATTCACCTCCAGGTCATGGGGGAGCTTCGGGGTCAGTCCCAGCTCAAGTGACACATTCACGCCGTGAGTCTCGAGCAGATTTTTCGCGTACCACCGCACGGCCACCTCCAGGCCCAGGTCCCTGAGTATCGAGGGGTAAAGATTCGTATAGACCTCGCGCAGCTCCTCGCTCGCCTTGTCGATGAATTGCATGCCCCGCTCGAACCGGTCCCGGAATTTGCGCGGGTTTTTACGGTAGGAGCTGAAATTCAGCTTTGCCGCCAGAATCGTCTGTCCTATTCCGTCATGAAGGTCGCGTGCAACGCGCTGTCGCTCGCTCTCCTGCGAGCGCATGATTTCGACTGAAAGTCTCCTTATCTCCTCCTCGGCCGTGGTGCGCGCCGTGACATCGAGCGCAATCCCTTCCATGCCCAGGTATTCCGCCCGGCGGTTATGCACGGGGTAAAGGTAATGCTCGGTATGAATGACCGAGCCGTCGCGCCGTATAAAGCGAATGCGGAGCGGACTCACGAGGGCCCGCCTCCCCTCGAACGTATCCAACAGCAGCGCGCGATCGTCGGGATGCACGAGTCTCAGGGCGAGGCCGGGATCGGAATAATGTTCCTCGGCGGTGTATCCGGTGAGCATGATAACCGCCGGGCTTAGGTAATCAAATTTCCCGGGGGGCTTGACATGATACTGGTAGATTATGGCCGGAGAATTCTCCGCGAGGCGGCTGAACCTGCGCTCGCTCTCAAGAAGCCGTTTTTCCATCTCGGCGCGCGCGAGCGCGGTCTCCATACAGACCTCGAGCTCGATCGAGCGGACGGGTTTTAACAGGTATCCGTAGGAGCCGGATGCCTTGACCCTGGTGAGTGTTTTTTCATCCGAATGCGCCGTCATGAGAATAAACGGCGAGCCGCAATCTTCCCGAATGGACATGGCCGTCTCGATACCGTCACCGCCCCCGGCAAGGGCGATGTCCATGAGGACGAGATCCGGCCTGCTTTCACGCGATATCTCGACGGCCTCGGTCGCCGCGCCCACACACGCCGCCACCTCGTATCCGCTCTTAAGGCACATCCGTCGAATTTCTTCGGCGACGATCGCTTCATCTTCCACTATGAGTATGGAGGGGGCCTGCATAATCATATTGAATTAATTATTCATGAATCCGATCCGGAGTCAACCCTAATAATGGCAAACGGCGCCGGCGATCAAAAAGGAATTGACATGAGGTCCGGAACATCCCATTCCGTGAAGCACGTTACCCATGTCGGTGCCCGGTTAATGAAAATTAAAAAGTACTTCCCTCGGGGGGCGATGCGCCTCCCCCGCCCATCCCTCAACGGGGCTCACCGTTGAAATCGAGCCGGGCACTCATCGCCGTCATCGCGCCCCCGGCGCTGCTCACCCTCGCGGCCGCATTCCTGTTCGCGCTTCTCCCCGGGGAATCCCGGCCGGGGCATGTCTTTACCGGCGCCCCCCCCGCGCGCATAATCTCGCTCTCGCCCTCGGTAACGCGCATGATCGCCGACCTCGGGCGCGCCCAATCCATTGTGGGGGTTACCGCGTTCGACCGCCCGCCCCATGCCGGGGCCCGGTTTATCGGCACCTATATTGCGCCCGACGCGGAAAGCATCCTGGGCCTTCGGCCCGATATCATCGTCATCTCATCGTACGACGCCGCCGTGCAGAACACCGCCCGCCTGGGGCTTACCGGCGTTCCGGTCCACTCCTTTCCGCGTGTGCGCTCCCGCGCCGATATATACAGGGGCTACCGGGAACTGGCGTCCCTGATGGACCGTTCCGCCCTGGCGGAAGCGAAGCTGGCGGAGTACGACCTCTTGATCGAATCGGCGCCGCGCCCGGCGGGAAAACCGCGCGTAGGGATTTTCATCGCGCACGAACCGCTCGTCGCCGCGGGCGGGGGCTCGTTCATAGACGGAATCATCCGGGACGCGGGCTGCGAAAATTCATTCGGGCGCCTGGACGCGCCCTACCCCATCGTCT of the Spirochaetota bacterium genome contains:
- a CDS encoding response regulator transcription factor, yielding MKKIKLFLADDHAIMREGLGYILSGIPGYEIVGESGDGREAYEMIERTKPDVAILDISMPSMTGIEVARRLLKYCPGVKIIMLSRHDNEEYVRELLDHGVHGYVLKDSAGDDLLRAISEVLRGNVYLSPRLIAGVLPGRAGTPPRRADADAPGVILSNREREILKLIAEGKSGAQIASTLFLSENTVKVHRANIMKKLDIHKSVDLAKYAIKYGLVEE
- a CDS encoding response regulator, whose product is MIMQAPSILIVEDEAIVAEEIRRMCLKSGYEVAACVGAATEAVEISRESRPDLVLMDIALAGGGDGIETAMSIREDCGSPFILMTAHSDEKTLTRVKASGSYGYLLKPVRSIELEVCMETALARAEMEKRLLESERRFSRLAENSPAIIYQYHVKPPGKFDYLSPAVIMLTGYTAEEHYSDPGLALRLVHPDDRALLLDTFEGRRALVSPLRIRFIRRDGSVIHTEHYLYPVHNRRAEYLGMEGIALDVTARTTAEEEIRRLSVEIMRSQESERQRVARDLHDGIGQTILAAKLNFSSYRKNPRKFRDRFERGMQFIDKASEELREVYTNLYPSILRDLGLEVAVRWYAKNLLETHGVNVSLELGLTPKLPHDLEVNIFRIVQEVFTNILRHSGADHAKIELKSLPAGDAIVLHIEDNGSGFDPDSPPGTTSGSGIANIRYRAEAMKGILKVQSGGEGTEISVTIPVDGA